A single region of the Glycine max cultivar Williams 82 chromosome 20, Glycine_max_v4.0, whole genome shotgun sequence genome encodes:
- the LOC102670306 gene encoding myb-like protein J, giving the protein MFRGNNDDEFEFDGGFDFDKEEALYKELETLIHSENTAPSMMFPLEDATHVHSGDSDSDGGSDNNKLQVFELENSLVQLPPKLSSLSVPPPTESMLPHTQFHGGFDEWDDTLVYLPPIEETLDQLENTAPRLLSPSAEETLDHLLSLSTPMLLQELLESKNTAPAPSLLPLSTPMLLQDTLVHLPPLSLPDNTSPRVFTPAGHITLLPQTQTANRPSTSSASSSHNRCNRWTNEEHMLFLQGLAIYGKGDWKNIARYAVKTRTSTQVASHAQKYFLHLRASNKKGKRKSIYDTTLQDQVPPPHQHWVLPPNLATY; this is encoded by the exons ATGTTCAGAGGAAACAACGACGACGAGTTTGAGTTTGACGGTGGCTTCGACTTCGACAAGGAGGAGGCACTGTATAAAGAGTTGGAGACCCTCATTCATTCAGAGAACACTGCCCCATCGATGATGTTTCCGTTGGAGGACGCCACCCATGTTCACAGTGGTGATTCTGATTCTGATGGTGGCTCCGACAACAACAAGCTGCAGGTGTTTGAGTTGGAGAACAGCCTCGTTCAACTTCCTCCCAAGTTGTCATCTTTGTCAGTGCCTCCCCCGACGGAATCGATGTTGCCGCATACACAGTTTCACGGCGGCTTCGATGAGTGGGACGACACCCTCGTTTACCTTCCTCCGATAGAAGAAACCCTCGATCAGTTAGAGAACACTGCCCCAAGGCTTCTTTCTCCGTCGGCCGAAGAAACCCTCGATCACCTTCTTTCCCTTTCGACTCCGATGTTGTTGCAAGAGTTGTTGGAGTCAAAGAACACTGCCCCTGCCCCTAGCCTTCTTCCCCTATCCACTCCGATGTTGTTGCAAGACACCCTTGTTCACCTTCCACCCCTGTCACTGCCAGACAACACTTCACCTAGGGTATTCACTCCGGCAGGGCACATCACCCTTCTTCCACAGACACAGACAGCGAACCGACCCTCCACTTCATCGGCATCATCATCTCACAATCGCTGCAACAGATGGACCAATGAAGAACACAT GTTATTTCTTCAAGGGCTTGCAATCTATGGCAAGGGAGATTGGAAGAATATTGCAAGGTATGCTGTTAAGACTAGAACCTCAACCCAAGTTGCTAGTCATgcccaaaaatactttcttCATCTGCGAGCCTcaaacaaaaagggaaaaagaaagagcatTTATGACACGACCTTGCAAGATCAAGTTCCACCACCTCACCAACATTGGGTTTTGCCTCCAAATCTTGCAACATACTGA
- the LOC100797826 gene encoding long chain acyl-CoA synthetase 8 yields MVDHGGVPVEVGGEAGYAVRNARKTELVEAPWKEAPTMAHLFEQSCDKYSHNPFLGTRKLIRKEFVTSSDGRKFEKLHLGNYEWETYGEVFSRVSNFASGLLKLGHSADSRVAIFSDTRAEWLIALQGCFRQNVTVVTIYATLGEDALVYSLNETEVSTLICESKLLKKLDAIRSRLTSVQNVIYFEDDSNDEDAFSGSLSNWTIASVSEVEKLGKESPVQPSLPSKNDIAVIMYTSGSTGLPKGVMITHGNIVATTAAVMTIIPNLGSKDVYMAYLPLAHVFEMAAESVMLAVGCAIGYSSILTLTDSSSKIKQGTKGDANVLKPTLMAAVPAIVDRIRDGVVKKVEEKGGLVKNLFHFAYQRRLSAVKGSWLGAWGLEKLVWDTIVFKKIRDAIGGRLRYMLCGGAPLSGDSQHFINVCMGAIIGQAYGLTETFAGAAFSEWYDRKVGRVGPPLPCSYIKLVSWEEGGYLTSDKPMPRGEIVVGGFSVTAGYFKNQEKTNEVFKVDEHGMRWFYTGDIGQFHPDGCLEIIDRKKDIVKLQHGEYVSLGKVEAALSSCDYVDNIMVYADPFYDYCVALVVVSYQSLEKWAEQAGIEHRNFSDLCNKPETITEVLQAISKVAKATKLVKSEIPAKIKLLPDPWTPESGLVTNALKIKREQLKAKFKDDLLKLYA; encoded by the exons ATGGTTGATCATGGAGGTGTGCCAGTAGAAGTTGGTGGTGAGGCGGGCTATGCAGTACGTAATGCTCGAAAAACCGAGTTGGTTGAAGCTCCTTGGAAAGAAGCCCCAACCATGGCTCATCTATTTGAGCAATCCTGTGACAAATATAGCCACAATCCATTTCTTGGAACAAGAAAGCTAATACGAAAAGAGTTTGTTACATCAAGTGATGGCAGGAAGTTTGAGAAACTTCATTTAGGAAACTATGAATGGGAAACCTATGGAGAGGTATTTTCTCGTGTGTCAAATTTTGCATCTGGTCTTCTTAAATTAGGCCATAGTGCAGATAGCCGTGTTGCAATTTTCTCTGATACAAGGGCTGAGTGGCTCATTGCCCTTCAG GGTTGCTTCAGGCAGAATGTAACAGTTGTTACTATTTACGCTACATTAGGTGAGGATGCTCTGGTCTACTCACTAAATGAG ACTGAAGTATCTACTCTGATCTGCGAGTCCAAGCTGTTGAAGAAGTTGGATGCAATAAGATCAAGACTAACCTCTGTCCAAAATGTTATTTACTTTGAAGATGATAGCAATGATGAAGATGCTTTCTCAGGAAGTTTGAGCAACTGGACAATTGCATCTGTTAGTGAAGTTGAGAAACTCGGGAAAGAAAGTCCGGTTCAACCAAGCTTGCCTTCCAAGAATGATATTGCGGTTATCATGTACACAAGTGGTAGTACAGGTCTGCCAAAG GGTGTTATGATTACTCATGGAAACATTGTAGCAACAACAGCAGCAGTTATGACAATTATTCCAAATCTTGGTAGCAAGGATGTGTACATGGCCTACTTGCCCCTTGCTCATGTTTTTGAAATGGCAGCAGAG TCTGTTATGCTAGCTGTAGGTTGTGCCATCGGTTACAGCTCTATTCTGACTTTGACTGACTCATCAAGTAAAATCAAGCAAGGAACCAAGGGAGATGCCAATGTGTTAAAGCCTACACTTATGGCAGCTGTACCAGCTATTGTTGATCGTATTCGAGATGGAGTTGTAAAAAAG GTTGAGGAAAAAGGGGGGCTTGTGAAgaatctttttcattttgcatACCAGCGCCGACTGTCTGCTGTAAAAGGAAGCTGGCTTGGAGCTTGGGGATTGGAGAAGTTGGTGTGGGATACcattgtctttaaaaaaattcgTGATGCTATTGGAGGCCGCCTCCGTTATATGCTTTGTGGGGGAGCCCCTTTATCTGGAGATTCACAGCACTTTATCAATGTCTGCATGGG GGCTATTATTGGGCAAGCATATGGCTTGACTGAAACATTTGCAGGGGCTGCCTTCTCTGAATGGTATGACCGCAAGGTGGGGCGTGTTGGTCCACCTCTTCCTTGTTCCTACATTAAG CTTGTTTCTTGGGAAGAAGGAGGGTATCTGACATCAGACAAACCAATGCCACGCGGAGAGATTGTAGTTGGGGGATTTAGTGTGACTGCCGGTTACTTTAAGAATCAAGAAAAAACTAATGAAGTGTTCAAG GTTGATGAGCATGGTATGCGTTGGTTTTATACTGGGGATATCGGACAATTCCATCCTGATGGATGTCTTGAAATCATAGATAGGAAGAAGGATATTGTCAAACTTCAGCATGGAGAATATGTCTCTCTCGGAAAG GTTGAGGCAGCACTATCATCATGTGACTATGTGGATAATATAATGGTTTATGCAGACCCCTTTTACGATTACTGTGTGGCTCTAGTTGTTGTTTCATATCAGTCCCTGGAGAAATGGGCCGAACAAGCTGGTATTGAGCACAGAAATTTTTCTGATCTGTGTAACAAACCTGAAACTATCACTGAGGTCCTGCAAGCTATTTCTAAG GTCGCAAAAGCTACAAAGCTGGTGAAATCTGAAATTCCTGCAAAGATTAAGTTGTTGCCAGATCCATGGACACCTGAATCTGGATTAGTCACTAATGCTCTCAAGATAAAGAGAGAACAACTGAAAGCTAAATTCAAAGATGATCTTCTGAAGTTGTATGCATGA